One Erysipelothrix amsterdamensis DNA window includes the following coding sequences:
- a CDS encoding PRD domain-containing protein, with amino-acid sequence MHITKIFNNNCVATFIDGEDMVVTGSGIGFQHKIGDEIDASRIEKMFKVVSDSQDDFEQLLNKIPVDYFEATRAIVEYAHSVLDISLSDTINVALTDHIYYAVLRSKEDVELPGLFTEEIKMYYPDEFKVGTWALNYINKRFEVTLPEDEIGYLVIHIVNASNGNISHQAQNTMMFLKDVMVIVQSELGIEMNTSQPAYTRLATHLKYLAQRIIGNPSSSHPFDESIGELNLFIAAKLKKYNDCVAKINQYVNTRFDYELSMDERMYLAIHLYQIMKHEKNR; translated from the coding sequence ATGCACATAACGAAAATCTTTAATAATAACTGTGTCGCTACATTTATCGATGGAGAAGACATGGTTGTTACGGGTTCAGGAATCGGTTTCCAACACAAAATAGGGGACGAAATTGATGCTTCGCGCATCGAAAAAATGTTTAAAGTGGTAAGTGATAGCCAAGACGACTTTGAACAACTTCTTAATAAAATACCAGTGGATTATTTTGAAGCCACGCGAGCGATTGTGGAATATGCTCATTCTGTTTTGGATATATCACTGAGTGATACGATAAACGTGGCACTTACAGATCATATCTACTATGCAGTACTCAGATCAAAAGAGGATGTTGAATTGCCGGGACTTTTTACGGAAGAAATTAAAATGTATTATCCTGATGAATTTAAAGTTGGCACATGGGCTTTGAATTATATTAATAAACGCTTCGAGGTAACACTTCCTGAAGATGAAATCGGCTATCTCGTAATTCACATCGTTAATGCAAGTAATGGGAATATATCGCATCAAGCTCAAAATACCATGATGTTTCTAAAGGATGTTATGGTGATTGTACAAAGTGAGTTGGGTATTGAGATGAATACCAGTCAACCTGCGTATACACGTCTTGCAACCCACCTAAAGTATCTTGCACAACGGATTATTGGAAATCCAAGTTCCAGTCATCCATTTGATGAAAGCATTGGTGAACTGAATCTATTTATTGCAGCGAAGTTAAAAAAATATAACGATTGTGTCGCAAAGATTAATCAATACGTCAATACACGATTTGACTATGAACTCTCGATGGATGAACGCATGTATCTTGCAATACATCTTTACCAAATTATGAAGCATGAAAAAAACCGGTAG